A single Chloroflexota bacterium DNA region contains:
- a CDS encoding molybdenum cofactor guanylyltransferase, with the protein MTNTSVLSSIVLAGGKGKRFGRDKLSEMIGDRTLLQRVIDRLDGLSSQILVVIAQDQSWPSVPPTSAQIIVDLYPEKGALGGIYTGLVASRSFHSLVVAADMPFLNIPLLRYMIENSPSYDVVIPRIDGALEPLHAIYSKNCLPYMQQQIERDEFKIRNFFEQVKVRYVEQAEIDQLDPQHLSFFNINTLADLRRARKLLQRPRTP; encoded by the coding sequence GTGACCAACACATCCGTTTTGAGTTCGATAGTGCTGGCCGGGGGCAAGGGGAAGCGTTTTGGCCGTGACAAGCTGTCAGAGATGATCGGTGACCGTACTCTGTTGCAGAGGGTCATTGATCGCCTTGACGGGCTAAGCAGCCAGATTTTAGTGGTGATTGCGCAAGACCAGTCCTGGCCATCTGTGCCGCCGACCTCAGCGCAGATCATAGTTGATCTCTATCCAGAGAAGGGTGCATTAGGCGGCATCTATACCGGGCTGGTAGCCTCTCGCTCTTTTCACAGCCTGGTCGTGGCTGCCGACATGCCCTTTCTTAACATTCCACTACTACGCTACATGATCGAAAACTCCCCGAGTTACGATGTTGTCATCCCCAGAATTGATGGTGCTCTGGAGCCGCTTCATGCCATCTACTCCAAGAACTGCCTTCCCTATATGCAACAACAGATTGAGCGGGACGAGTTCAAGATCAGAAATTTCTTTGAGCAGGTGAAGGTGCGATATGTAGAGCAGGCTGAAATCGATCAACTCGATCCTCAACACCTTAGCTTCTTCAACATCAATACTCTGGCTGACCTGAGGCGGGCAAGGAAGCTGTTGCAGAGACCCCGCACTCCCTAA
- a CDS encoding EthD family reductase, whose protein sequence is MKMVKAIALIKRKSGLSREDFRQHYEEVHAPLILKHSVGLKKYVRNHIIVPVGAEEPDFDCITELWYDSVGDYKASIAVWSTKAGQVIRNDEDSFLDRSKLAFFLVEEKVSR, encoded by the coding sequence GTGAAAATGGTTAAAGCGATAGCACTAATTAAGAGGAAGTCAGGTCTTTCGCGGGAGGATTTCCGCCAGCACTACGAAGAGGTACATGCGCCACTGATCTTGAAGCATTCGGTCGGCTTAAAGAAATACGTGCGGAACCATATCATCGTCCCAGTGGGCGCCGAAGAACCGGATTTTGACTGCATCACCGAGCTTTGGTACGACAGCGTTGGGGACTACAAAGCAAGCATTGCTGTTTGGAGTACTAAAGCTGGCCAGGTTATTCGTAACGATGAAGACAGCTTTCTGGATAGAAGCAAGTTGGCTTTCTTCCTTGTTGAGGAGAAGGTCTCCAGGTAA
- a CDS encoding CoA transferase — translation MKARRPLEGLKVIDFTWLISGPIACKTLADHGAEVIKIETSSIPDNIRITTPFNANITGVNRSATFANYNSSKYSLTLNLRHPKASKIAERLVIWADVVVESFRPGTMKRWGLGYENLRKIKPEIIMLSMTMQGQTGPFSHVPGVGTQLQALVGVTHLTGWPDREPVGTPIPYPDFISPWYIVVAVMAALDYRRRTGQGVYIDISQLETSLQFMGVPLLDYTVNGKVQTRMGNQHPYAAPHGVYFCRGDNRWCAIAAFTDEEWRSLCEVMANPSWTKEPRFATFLSRKKNESELNTLVEEWTSMHTAEEVISLLQSAGVPAGVVQNGQDLLEHDSQLRHRHHFWAFDHHETGQHVTEMAPYRLSCSPGEPKWAAPCLGEHNHYICTQILGMSDAEFIELVTEGVLE, via the coding sequence GTGAAAGCCAGGAGACCATTGGAAGGATTAAAGGTGATCGATTTCACCTGGCTTATCAGCGGTCCCATCGCCTGCAAGACTCTGGCAGACCACGGTGCGGAAGTCATAAAAATTGAGACCTCTTCCATCCCGGACAACATAAGAATCACCACCCCCTTCAACGCTAACATTACTGGCGTGAACCGAAGTGCCACCTTCGCCAACTACAACAGCAGCAAATATAGTCTGACGCTCAATTTGAGACACCCCAAAGCGTCAAAGATAGCCGAAAGACTGGTGATTTGGGCCGACGTGGTAGTCGAGTCCTTCCGCCCCGGTACAATGAAGCGTTGGGGATTAGGCTATGAAAACCTGCGAAAGATAAAGCCGGAAATTATCATGCTCAGCATGACCATGCAGGGGCAGACAGGTCCTTTTAGCCACGTGCCCGGCGTGGGCACTCAGCTTCAGGCCCTTGTCGGTGTGACCCATCTCACTGGGTGGCCCGATAGGGAGCCGGTGGGAACCCCGATACCGTACCCAGACTTCATTTCACCCTGGTATATAGTAGTAGCCGTCATGGCGGCTTTGGACTACAGGCGACGCACCGGTCAGGGTGTATACATCGACATCTCCCAGCTTGAGACTTCGCTTCAGTTCATGGGGGTCCCTCTGCTTGACTACACGGTGAATGGCAAAGTGCAAACCCGTATGGGAAACCAGCATCCCTACGCAGCCCCGCACGGTGTTTACTTCTGCCGTGGAGACAACCGCTGGTGCGCCATCGCTGCCTTCACGGATGAGGAGTGGCGTTCCCTGTGCGAAGTCATGGCCAACCCAAGCTGGACCAAAGAGCCCAGATTTGCCACCTTTCTCAGTAGAAAGAAGAACGAATCAGAGTTGAATACGCTGGTGGAGGAATGGACCTCAATGCATACAGCCGAAGAAGTGATCAGCTTGCTCCAGTCGGCTGGCGTACCAGCCGGAGTAGTGCAAAATGGCCAAGACCTCCTCGAGCACGACAGCCAACTCCGGCACCGCCACCACTTCTGGGCTTTCGATCACCATGAAACAGGGCAACACGTCACCGAAATGGCTCCGTACAGGCTATCATGCAGCCCTGGGGAACCGAAATGGGCCGCCCCTTGCCTGGGCGAGCACAACCACTACATTTGCACCCAAATCTTGGGAATGTCCGATGCCGAGTTCATTGAACTGGTGACCGAGGGCGTTTTAGAGTAA
- a CDS encoding NifU family protein, whose translation MRQKVEAALARVRPALQADGGDVELVDVKGDVVILKLTGACGGCPMAAMTLRNSIERVLKAEVPGVKEVVAV comes from the coding sequence ATGCGACAAAAGGTGGAAGCGGCACTGGCGCGAGTGAGGCCTGCTTTGCAGGCTGACGGAGGGGATGTTGAGTTGGTGGATGTCAAGGGAGATGTGGTTATCCTGAAGCTCACGGGCGCTTGCGGTGGTTGTCCGATGGCGGCAATGACCTTGCGTAACAGCATTGAGCGTGTGCTCAAGGCAGAAGTTCCTGGGGTCAAGGAAGTGGTTGCCGTCTAA
- a CDS encoding NifU family protein, with protein MRDKVEKAIAKIRPALGVNIIELVNVANGVVTVRVIPSACSAGIPRETVVTLLEEQITEDIPEIREVVAVD; from the coding sequence GTGCGAGACAAAGTGGAAAAAGCCATAGCCAAGATCAGGCCAGCTTTGGGTGTAAATATTATTGAGCTGGTAAACGTTGCCAACGGCGTGGTGACGGTAAGAGTGATCCCCTCTGCCTGCTCTGCTGGCATCCCGCGGGAGACCGTGGTCACCTTGCTCGAAGAGCAGATAACGGAAGACATTCCCGAAATTCGTGAAGTAGTGGCTGTGGATTAG
- the hypA gene encoding hydrogenase maturation nickel metallochaperone HypA, with protein MHELGITQDMLDLVLEEAKKAGAKRVARINLTLGETCGITGESVEFYFQMLSKGTIAQGATLTFEIIPTLARCRNCRASFALKEPTKLCPHCGSTDLEAVSGSELSVKSIDVD; from the coding sequence ATGCATGAACTTGGCATTACACAGGACATGCTCGACCTCGTTCTTGAAGAGGCCAAAAAGGCTGGGGCCAAAAGGGTAGCAAGGATCAACCTGACATTAGGTGAGACGTGCGGTATTACGGGGGAATCGGTAGAGTTCTACTTTCAGATGCTGAGCAAGGGTACCATTGCCCAGGGGGCCACCCTGACTTTTGAGATCATCCCAACGCTGGCGCGTTGCCGAAACTGCCGAGCATCCTTTGCTCTCAAGGAGCCCACCAAGCTTTGTCCCCACTGCGGCAGCACCGACCTGGAGGCTGTCTCCGGCAGTGAGCTTTCTGTAAAGAGCATCGACGTGGATTGA
- a CDS encoding CoA transferase, protein MSSILAPYRVLDLTNAKGFLCGKILGDLGADVIKIERPGGDPDRSIGPFYHDAPDAEKSLYWLAYNTSKRGITLNIETADGKEIFKQLAKKADFVLESFPLGYLNQLGLDYAALTELNSSIIVTSITPFGQAGPWIDYKTSDLVACATGGLVYICGDADRPPVRITAEHAYLHAGLHAAGATLIAHYYCQLTGVGQHVDVSIEEAMVWTTMYAVPYWHTAQRLFPRSGNLQTRYGSTYRLMFPCKDGYVAVRAYTGLTFGPWQARLVKAMESEGMADDLTNIDWSALSFEGQTQEEIDHWEEVMRQYFMQHTKAELYEKARQYEFSLFPSNTPKDIVEYKHLVERGFWIEIEHPELRDSLRYPGAIFKSEPAFDQTMFRAPLIGEHNEEVYLRELGLSKSDLARLKRANVI, encoded by the coding sequence ATGAGTTCCATCCTGGCCCCATATCGTGTCCTTGACCTCACGAATGCCAAGGGCTTCCTCTGTGGCAAGATCCTGGGCGATCTCGGAGCTGATGTCATCAAGATAGAAAGACCTGGAGGAGACCCTGACAGAAGCATCGGCCCCTTCTACCACGATGCACCCGACGCCGAGAAGAGCCTTTACTGGCTCGCCTACAACACCAGCAAGAGGGGCATAACCCTCAATATCGAGACCGCCGACGGGAAGGAGATCTTCAAGCAATTGGCAAAGAAGGCTGATTTCGTGCTGGAGTCCTTCCCTCTTGGCTACCTGAATCAATTGGGCTTAGACTATGCGGCGCTGACTGAGTTGAACTCTAGTATAATCGTCACTTCCATCACCCCTTTTGGGCAGGCTGGCCCATGGATCGATTACAAAACCAGCGACTTGGTGGCTTGTGCTACGGGCGGATTAGTCTATATTTGTGGTGATGCAGACCGGCCGCCGGTTAGGATCACTGCCGAGCACGCATATCTCCACGCTGGCCTCCATGCTGCCGGGGCTACTCTGATAGCTCATTACTACTGCCAACTAACCGGAGTGGGACAGCACGTCGATGTCTCAATTGAGGAGGCTATGGTATGGACAACAATGTACGCCGTTCCCTACTGGCATACTGCGCAACGGCTGTTCCCCAGGTCTGGCAACCTGCAGACGCGATATGGCAGCACCTATCGGCTGATGTTCCCCTGCAAAGACGGCTACGTGGCAGTGAGAGCGTATACAGGGCTGACTTTCGGACCATGGCAAGCCAGGCTGGTTAAGGCAATGGAGAGTGAAGGGATGGCAGACGACCTGACTAATATAGACTGGTCGGCTCTGAGTTTCGAAGGCCAGACGCAAGAGGAGATAGACCATTGGGAAGAGGTAATGCGACAATACTTCATGCAGCACACCAAAGCTGAGCTTTACGAAAAGGCCCGCCAATATGAGTTCTCACTCTTCCCGAGCAATACGCCAAAAGACATTGTGGAGTACAAGCACCTTGTTGAAAGGGGCTTCTGGATTGAGATAGAACACCCGGAATTGAGAGATTCCCTTCGTTATCCTGGGGCCATTTTCAAATCAGAGCCAGCCTTCGATCAGACTATGTTTCGAGCGCCGCTTATCGGTGAGCACAACGAAGAAGTATACCTCAGGGAACTCGGGCTCTCCAAAAGCGACCTCGCCAGATTGAAGCGAGCCAACGTTATCTGA
- a CDS encoding RpiB/LacA/LacB family sugar-phosphate isomerase: MDTVKGGIESIAIGTDERTALVDSILRYLDERGFRYTLHEVAPWPEIAEKVGRSVALGDNDEGILLCWTGTGVSLAANKIPGVRAALCSDAAVATGARKWNHANVLALGLGFTTPEKAREILDAWFSAPFDEGETANVTRVVEMERHNRP, from the coding sequence ATGGACACGGTGAAGGGAGGGATAGAAAGCATTGCCATCGGGACTGACGAGCGTACTGCTCTGGTTGACAGTATCCTTCGGTATCTGGATGAAAGAGGCTTTCGCTACACACTCCACGAGGTCGCTCCCTGGCCTGAGATAGCGGAAAAGGTGGGCAGAAGCGTAGCCCTGGGAGACAACGACGAAGGGATACTTTTGTGTTGGACCGGGACTGGAGTCTCGCTGGCAGCCAACAAAATCCCCGGTGTTAGAGCCGCGCTTTGTTCAGACGCAGCGGTAGCCACTGGAGCGCGCAAGTGGAATCACGCCAACGTGCTGGCGCTGGGGTTGGGTTTCACCACCCCTGAAAAGGCGCGGGAGATCCTAGATGCCTGGTTCAGCGCGCCCTTTGATGAGGGAGAGACGGCTAATGTGACCAGGGTAGTCGAGATGGAGCGCCACAACCGCCCTTAA